The window GGCGACGCGGTGGCGGCGGCACGCGAGCGGGGCGTGCGGGTCCTGGCCAGGATGGACTTCTCCAAGATCGACCACCGCCGGGCCGAACGCCACCCGGAGTGGTGCTTCACGGGGGCCGACGGGACGCAGCAGGTCTACAACGGCCTGACCAGCGTGTGCCCCAGCGGGGACTACTATCAGCACCGCCTCCTGGAGGTGGTCGACGAGGTCCTGGACCGCTACCCCCTGGACGGGTTCTTCTTCAACTGGATGTCCTTCAACGAGGTCGACTACAGCGGTGTCCACCGGGGGACGTGCCACTGCCTGCCCTGCCAGCGGGCGTTCGCGATCTTCGCGCCCGGAGTCGAGATGCCCACCGGGCCCGCCTCCCCCACCTACCGGGTGTGGAAGCGCTTCACCGAGGCGGTGCTCGACGACCTGACCTCCCGCGTGCGCGACCACGTCAGCGCGCGCCGCCCCGAGGCGCCGCTCATCCTCGGCGACCGCGCCGACATCGTCTTCCACGAGGCCAACAACGCGGTCGGGCGGACCCTGTGGCACCATCGGACCGCCGAGCACGTCAGCGCGGCCCGGACGTACCGGCCCGGGGTGCCCGTGCTCACCAACGCCGTGGGCTTCGTCGACATGCCCTACCGCCTGGCGGGCGAGGAGCCCCACCACTTCGCCCAGTACCTGGTCCAGGCCTTCTCCCGGGGGGCCAACCCCTCCACGTACATCATGGGGACCCCGGACGACGTCACCTACGAGTGCCTGGACGCGGCCGGTGAGCTGACCCGGTTCCACCGTGACCACGAGCGCTTCTACCGGGACCTGGTGTCCGCGGCCCGGGTCCTCCTCGTCCGGCCGGACCCGCTCAAGCTCGCCCCCGCCCGGTGGGAGGAGGCCGTCCACGAGTTCCGGGGACTGTACTCGTCGCTCCTCGAACGCCACATCCCCTTCGACGTGCTGCCCGAGCCCCGTGTCCGCGACGTCGACCGCCAGGGCCGACTGGGGGACTACGGGCTGGTCGTCCTGCCCGACCTGGGACCGCTGGACCAGGAGACGGTGGACGCCCTGGGGCGCTACGCCGAGGCCGGCGGCGGCGTGCTCGCCACCGGCACGAGCGGGTTCGACGGTGACGCCTCCCTTATCGAGGGCTCACCGGTGCTGCGCCG is drawn from Nocardiopsis dassonvillei subsp. dassonvillei DSM 43111 and contains these coding sequences:
- a CDS encoding alpha-amylase family protein, which produces MNEHDLWWRRPFRMFQTNLREIDATLDVERVLDYLEGFGARAWLLSVGGIVSNYPTELEFQTRNPALDQRPSGDLVGDAVAAARERGVRVLARMDFSKIDHRRAERHPEWCFTGADGTQQVYNGLTSVCPSGDYYQHRLLEVVDEVLDRYPLDGFFFNWMSFNEVDYSGVHRGTCHCLPCQRAFAIFAPGVEMPTGPASPTYRVWKRFTEAVLDDLTSRVRDHVSARRPEAPLILGDRADIVFHEANNAVGRTLWHHRTAEHVSAARTYRPGVPVLTNAVGFVDMPYRLAGEEPHHFAQYLVQAFSRGANPSTYIMGTPDDVTYECLDAAGELTRFHRDHERFYRDLVSAARVLLVRPDPLKLAPARWEEAVHEFRGLYSSLLERHIPFDVLPEPRVRDVDRQGRLGDYGLVVLPDLGPLDQETVDALGRYAEAGGGVLATGTSGFDGDASLIEGSPVLRRTAVRDTVESVRSLHLRRPGRDGARRGGDLPVVGAFHVVEPVADADTDLPVLSRAPYGPPEKCHGHLLLDHPGALWRAHGRGRVAVLPWTPGRAYHQLGLSGHRDVFVETALRAASGPVEVDTDLPEQVEVVLGVSEAGGVVHLVNHSGAVPQGFRTPLPVDGRRLRVPWWTGQPTRALRADTDLTVAEKGGEGVALPRVDLFEVLVTERPVNAR